One Aegilops tauschii subsp. strangulata cultivar AL8/78 chromosome 2, Aet v6.0, whole genome shotgun sequence genomic window, GCCGCTGGTCCGTAAGGTGCAGGAGACTCTTCTGATCTATCCTGACGATGAATTCAGCATGCTGCAAGTACGGGCGCCAATGATCAATTGCCAGCAACAGCGCTAGGCACTCCTTCTCGTAAGCAGAGAGTCCCAAGTTCTTGGGTGCCAAGGCTTTACTCAGGTATGCGATTGGATGGAAATCCTGCATTAGTACTGCCCCTATCCCCAGTGCGCTCGCATCCGTCTCCACCACGAAGGTTTTGGTAAAATCTGGCAATGCGAGCACCGGTGCTTCCAGGAGCGCTTTCTTGAGCGCACCAAACGCTGCATCTGTCGTCGGTGTCCACACGAAAACAGCCCCTTTGCGTAGCAAATCAGTGAGCGGTTTGCTCAGCACCCCAAAGTTTCTGACGAACTTGCGATAGTACCCTGCAAGGCCCAAAAACCCTCGCAGTTCCTTGACTGTTTCTAGAACTGGCCATTCTTGCACTGCTTGCACTTTGCTGTCTTCAGTGGCTACCCCTTCTTGACTAATCACGTGCCCCAAGTACTGGATCTTCGGCTGTGCAAACGTGCACTTGGATCGTTTCGCATACAACTTATGCTGATCCAGTCGGCGCAGGACTTGCTCCAAGAGTTGTGCATGCTCCTCCAAGGTCACCGAATGCACTAAGATATCATCCATGAACACCAATACGCCATGTCGCCGAAGTGGAGCCAGGAGTGTGTTCATTCCCCCTTGGAAAGTGGGAGGGCCACCCGTCACTCCATAAGGAAGAACGCGGAACTGAAAGTCCCCTTGGTGCGTCTTGAACGCTGTTTTGTGTTCATCTTCTGGCAAGAGCCGGATTTGGTGGTATCCCGCCCTCAAATCTAGCTTGGAGAACCAGCGTGATCCTGCGAGCTCATCGAGCAACTCATCAATGACGGGCATAGGATAGCTGGACTTCACTGTAATCGCGTTCAGATGGCGAAAATCCACACAGAAACGCCATGTCATATCCTTTTTCTTGACCAGAAGCACCGGAGACGAGAAAGGACTGGTACTGGGAACGATCAATCCCATTCGCAACATCTCCTCCACCTGCTTTTCAATCTCGTTCTTCTGCTCTGGTGTGTAACGATAGGGCCGTATATTCACTGGTTTGGTCCCTGGCATCAACGGAATCGCATGATCCCACGGCCTCCTCGATGGTAACTCTGATGGCTCCTCAAACACCTGTGGGTATTGGTCGAGCACTGCTTGGAGGGAGGGAGGAATTTGTTGTTGGTCATCGACTTCACTCGTATAAAGCAACACCACATGCACAATAGAGTCATTGCGTTCCATTTCTTCCAACTGTGATAGAGAAATCTGGGCTGGTTGTTGCATCTTCGGGCACAGTCCTTGCAGCAGCACTGTATTTCCCTTGTGCTGAAATGTCAGTGTCTTGCGCACCCAATCCACCATCATGGGTCCACAGCTCTCAAGCCAATCCATACCGATCACCATGTCGTAGCAGCCTAGTGACAGCACCCGCAGGTCTGTGGAGAACTCCTGACCTTGCACCTCCCATTTGCACTGGGAAATGTAACCCGAACACGAGAGCAGTCCCCCATCTGCTATCTTGACTGCCACCGGAGCCATTGCCCGAACGCGATCTGTAAACTTGCCCACAATTGCCTCACTGATAAAGGTATGAGAGCTTCCCGAGTCCACCAATATCAACACCTCCTGTTCATTAATGTGACCCAACAGCCGAACTGTCCGTGGCGTCATCTGCCCTGTGGTGGCCAGTTTGGAGATAGACATCAGTTGCTCTTCTTCAGGTTTAGGGTTTTGCTCTTGACGCTCGATCTCTTCTGCCTGCAATAGTTCCAGCAGTTTCTCTACAATATGTAGTTGAACAGTGGGGGCGCATTGGTGGCCTTGCCCCCATCTTTCCCCGCACTTGAAACAAAGCCCTCGGGCTCTGCGATAATTTCTCAGTGCGGCGACTCGATCCTCGCCCCGAGCCGGTGGTTGTTCGGGCCGTCGTTCAGCCCCCCGGGATCCATCCAACCCCCGACGATCTTCTGCTGCTGCTGGTGGTGCAGGCAGCAAGGCTCTCTGGGGTGGTGGCGCCAGCACCGGACGTGGCTGGCCTCGCGCCAGCGGCTGCTCCTGCTGCCGATAATCGCGCCGCGGCTGTCCTTCCAACAGCTCCTCCTGTAACAGAGACAAGGAATAGGCAGCATCGAGGTCCTTTGGACGGTGCAAAACCACACCAGATCGAATATCTGAACGCAACCCATCTAAGAATTTGGTGGTGAAATATAGTGGATCAAACCCGGGATTGTGAGCTAGCAGATTATGCATTAACTCCTCGAACTGTGTCATATAATCCGACACCGAACTCGTCTGCACTAAGAGCAAATTGACGGAGTTGCGCCTGATATTGGTCGCGTCCGAATTTACTACGGGGTGCAGCACACAACTCTTCCCACTCTATAGTTTTCATCCCCGACTCGTACAATTGCAGCCATCGGGCAGCGTTACCCGTAAAGTGCAAAGTCGCTACCCGCACCCACACATCCCTACTGACTCCATAGACATCAAAATACTTCTCGCACTTAGTTTTCCAGAATTGAGGGTTATCCCCATCGAATTGTGGAAAATCAAGTCTGGGCAAAGCCCAATGCGCGAGCGACGCATGCTGGGCGTGATGTTGCGGCCCTTCCCTCATCGACCCATGAACCAATTCCAGATCCCCTTGTACTGGATTATCCGAGAAGGAAGAAGGTAACGCACCCTTGACTGGAGGCGGTACCAGGATGGTGACCACCCCGTGAACCACACCCCCGGAGTCGTCGACCTCGCCGTGGCCACTTGGCCCCAAGTGCCCCGACGCGGCAGGCGGTGGCGCCCGCGCGGTTCCTTCCTCGGTGGCCGCCGGATCCGCGAGGACGGAATGCAGCGCGATCCGACCCACTTGAGTTCGGAGCTCGTCGATCTGACCTTGCAGGTTCTGGACCGCTGGTCGCCAGAGTTCCAGCGACTGCTGGATCGCCTCCAGCTTGGCGTCGTTGGCGGCGCGACCCTCCTTGACCGATTGGATCAACGCTGCGAGTTGCTCCTCCATCGCCGCCGTCTTGAGAGCCTGCTTGGTGGTGTAGCGCGGTCGGGGGTACGCCGTCTCCAGATCGACTGACCTCTGATACCAACTGTAATGGGTCCGATCTAGGTCTAAGGAAGGAGGAGTAGGTAGCAGGGAGGAGAAGAAGGATGACGGAGAAGATCAGCTTCTCATAGAAGATTCGGTTACAATAATTCTCGATGCCCTCTTAGGCTCAACGCACGCCACATATAACCCAGCCAGGCACGCAGGCCAGCTCACCCACGCGTTCTCACACGCTGCCTGGTCCACTCGTCAGCGCCTTCTTCTCCTCCTGCTCGCCTGTTTCGCTGTTCGCTGGGCCCTCAGGGTCAGAGCCTTTGGCCCCGTCGTTGCTCACTGTACTGGTCGTGACACCCTCGTCAGGATCTCGCCAGAAACGATGACGGCGGGGTTGAAGTCCaccattttatttatttatttattattgaCCAAGTCCACCTTTTGACATCCATCATACTGCACCCACGCGCCGACAGACGCACCGTACGTGGTGCTCAAACGGCGATGCTGTTGGGGATCCCGCCGACGTGCGGTGCCGCAGGGTCGGCCCTCGGCGCGAGCAGCGTGTAGGGCACCTCCACGGGCCCATTCCGGTTCCTTAGCGCGCCGTCGGCGTTCCTCTTCTTGATGGCCTCCGCGACCGCGTCCAGCTTGGCGTTGAACTCGAGCAGCGCCTTGGCCGCCCGCTGCTCGCTGGTCCACCGCTCCGTGTCCGGCCGCTCTCCCATGAGCGGCTCTCCCGGCTTCACCGGCGGGCTCATGGTGAGCGCCATGAGGCCGAACGCCTCGTTCCTCGGGGTGATGTGGCCGAGGAACTCCGCCTCGGTCACCACCGCACCTGCGTCGGACGGCACCTCCCCGGAGGTGATGGTGGGGCGGTTGGGGACGAAACCGTTGTAGGCGTACTGCCCGAAGCTGACGGCCGAGTGGTAGGCGGAGCCGAGCCAGATGATGGTGGCGCAGGTCTCCACGAGGTCGTCGACGCAGTCCATCGCCGGCCACCACGGCGCGTCGCTCAGGTCGCCGTGGCCCACGTTTCGCACCTCGCTCCACCACGCCCGCAGCTCGCTGTCGCccgcgacggcgccgtcgccgtcgccgtagTATATCACGCAGTAGTCGGTGACCCACTCCTTGATGGCGGTCCAGATCTCCAGCCCGTCCACCGCGTACGGGTAGTCCTTTATCAGCAGCTCCAGCTCTTCGGGCTTCTTGGGATCGCCTCTCGCCACACCTCTGCGTACAAATGCAGTTAGTTTTTCCAATTCCAAATTCAGTATCTGAATATTGTAGAGTGACCGATTGCAttctacttcctccgttcctaaatataagtctttgaaGAGATttcagtatggaccacatacagagcaaaatgaatgaatctatactctaaaatacatctagatacatccgcatgtggtccatagtgaaatctcgAGCGTTTAGAAGGGAGTACCTCTTAATGAGTTCGTTGGGGAGAGCAAGGTCGGTGAAGTTCCATGTCCTGTACGCCTTGGAGGACATCTCCATGCCGTACTTGCTGGGGAAGAAGGCAACCTCGTGGATGCCGCGATATATGCCACCACCCTTTCGCCGGTCGCCTGCGCCGAAGATGATCTGCCGCGCCGTGGCATTGATCTCCAGGGTCTTCCGGAAGTGCGGCTTCAGTAGCTTGTGGATCGGGTGTAGCACGCTGAGCTGCCGGTTCGCCGCGATCACCACCGGCTCCATCGTCGCGTGCGCGTTCAGCCTACAACACACGAACCAGCCCACATGCGAATTAGTACGTACTACCGTGCATTGTCATGATGTCATCCGTCTACATCGATGGTAAGGGCCGGCGAAGTGTACCAGTGATGGACGAAGTTGTTCTTGCAGGCGTCGTTGGCGGCCGCGTGGGCCTTGGCGAGTTCCCACGCCGTGAAGGTATCGTCGCCGGCCCTGTCCACCGGCGGAGTGTACACCGTGCTGATGGCGCCGTGCCGCTCGTCCTCCGGGTCCGGCGAGCTGAGCTCGATCGCCAGCGGCTTGAGTGTCGAGTCGTCTTGCAAGAGCAAGAGCGTCCTAGCAGCATACACCTTCCTCTGGGAGATCTCGCCCATCTCCTCGGCGCCTGGCAGCTCGTTGATGCGCTTCAGGTACGGCATTACCCAGTCGTGATGATCCACAAAGTAGAGCTTGCCCTCTTGTATGGCCTACACAATGCGTGGGCCGAGGGGCGCTACAGTTAACATTTTTTTTGCATGGGCAGAACTGATGCACTATTTTAGCATGGCATAAACTTTCTGAGCAACAGTGTACAATATGAATTCCTAGCTTCTATCACATGTTATTACACATAACAGAGTAAATACAAGATGTATCAATCAAAATGCTTCATAAAATGATGAAACATAACGGGCAAATTTACTTTCTTTCTCCTCCCAATCCTAGGCCCTGCACAACTCGAGGGATACTgtgacaccc contains:
- the LOC109738266 gene encoding linoleate 9S-lipoxygenase-like, whose product is MQIRHSPRSHAPSLAGAGAPGWTTTLLRPARGPGRRVGPRSLLVPWAPRSELKFLHPSACISHGATTTTPKQARAVAGSDVRASSATTSARVQGKLLLQSSVDSPDGRLRLSVQLVSATVAGSDGRGMRGEAAALDAVIASGETELDVELPWDDEALGAPGAVLVTNHSDLPVYLKLLSLTSPAVHFVCDGWVYPVGKHPYRLFFTNDAYVKENTPAALLKDREDELRQLRGEGVPADEPLQKWDRVYDYALYNDLGNPDLRKDLARPVLGGSEEYPYPRRTRTSRPPTKTDPESEARVPVEQEVYIPCDERVGPAVSAPSLPKLGGHFKSLADIYSLFGLGRPTLLYVAIQILIDGTVKPVLSLPQVISANPKKWRTDEEFAREMLAGTSPVAIKRVTEFPLTSKLERAVYGDQNSRITKEHVEKNMGGSMAVPQAIQEGKLYFVDHHDWVMPYLKRINELPGAEEMGEISQRKVYAARTLLLLQDDSTLKPLAIELSSPDPEDERHGAISTVYTPPVDRAGDDTFTAWELAKAHAAANDACKNNFVHHWLNAHATMEPVVIAANRQLSVLHPIHKLLKPHFRKTLEINATARQIIFGAGDRRKGGGIYRGIHEVAFFPSKYGMEMSSKAYRTWNFTDLALPNELIKRGVARGDPKKPEELELLIKDYPYAVDGLEIWTAIKEWVTDYCVIYYGDGDGAVAGDSELRAWWSEVRNVGHGDLSDAPWWPAMDCVDDLVETCATIIWLGSAYHSAVSFGQYAYNGFVPNRPTITSGEVPSDAGAVVTEAEFLGHITPRNEAFGLMALTMSPPVKPGEPLMGERPDTERWTSEQRAAKALLEFNAKLDAVAEAIKKRNADGALRNRNGPVEVPYTLLAPRADPAAPHVGGIPNSIAV